One Bos indicus isolate NIAB-ARS_2022 breed Sahiwal x Tharparkar chromosome 10, NIAB-ARS_B.indTharparkar_mat_pri_1.0, whole genome shotgun sequence DNA window includes the following coding sequences:
- the MED6 gene encoding mediator of RNA polymerase II transcription subunit 6 isoform X2 has product MAAVDIRDNLLGISWVDSSWIPILNSGSVLDYFSERSNPFYDRTCNNEVVKMQRLTLEHLNQMVGVEYILLHAQEPILFIIRKQQRQSPTQVIPLADYYIIAGVIYQAPDLGSVINSRVLTAVHGIQSAFDEAMSYCRYHPSKGYWWHFKDHEEQDKVKPKVKRKEEPSSIFQRQRVDALLLDLRQKFPPKFVQQKSGEKPVPDLLSIFTSALQL; this is encoded by the exons ATGGCGGCGGTGGATATCCGAG ataatctgCTGGGAATCTCTTGGGTTGACAGTTCCTGGATCCCTATTTTGAACAGTGGAAGTGTCCTGgattatttttcagaaagaagTAATCCTTTTTATGACAGGACATGTAATAACGAAGTGGTCAAAATGCAGAGGCTAACTTTAGAGCACTTAAA TCAGATGGTTGGAGTGGAATACATCCTTTTACACGCTCAAGAGCCCATTCTTTTTATCATTCGGAAGCAACAGCGGCAGTCCCCTACTCAAG TTATCCCACTGGCTGATTACTATATTATTGCTGGAGTGATCTATCAGGCACCAGACTTGGGGTCAGTTATAAACTCTAGAGTG CTTACTGCAGTGCATGGCATTCAGTCAGCTTTTGATGAAGCTATGTCATACTGTCGATATCACCCTTCCAAAGGGTATTGGTGGCACTTCAAAGATCACGAAGAGCAAG ATAAAGTCAAACCTAAagtcaaaaggaaagaagaaccaAGTTCTATTTTCCAGAGACAGCGTGTGGATGCTTTGCTCCTAGATCTTAGACAAAAATTTCCACCCAAATTTGTGCAG CAAAAGTCTGGAGAAAAGCCTGTCCCAG
- the MED6 gene encoding mediator of RNA polymerase II transcription subunit 6 isoform X1 produces MAAVDIRDNLLGISWVDSSWIPILNSGSVLDYFSERSNPFYDRTCNNEVVKMQRLTLEHLNQMVGVEYILLHAQEPILFIIRKQQRQSPTQVIPLADYYIIAGVIYQAPDLGSVINSRVLTAVHGIQSAFDEAMSYCRYHPSKGYWWHFKDHEEQDKVKPKVKRKEEPSSIFQRQRVDALLLDLRQKFPPKFVQQKSGEKPVPVDQTKKEAEPLPETVKSEEKETAKNVQQTVGTKGPPEKRMRLQ; encoded by the exons ATGGCGGCGGTGGATATCCGAG ataatctgCTGGGAATCTCTTGGGTTGACAGTTCCTGGATCCCTATTTTGAACAGTGGAAGTGTCCTGgattatttttcagaaagaagTAATCCTTTTTATGACAGGACATGTAATAACGAAGTGGTCAAAATGCAGAGGCTAACTTTAGAGCACTTAAA TCAGATGGTTGGAGTGGAATACATCCTTTTACACGCTCAAGAGCCCATTCTTTTTATCATTCGGAAGCAACAGCGGCAGTCCCCTACTCAAG TTATCCCACTGGCTGATTACTATATTATTGCTGGAGTGATCTATCAGGCACCAGACTTGGGGTCAGTTATAAACTCTAGAGTG CTTACTGCAGTGCATGGCATTCAGTCAGCTTTTGATGAAGCTATGTCATACTGTCGATATCACCCTTCCAAAGGGTATTGGTGGCACTTCAAAGATCACGAAGAGCAAG ATAAAGTCAAACCTAAagtcaaaaggaaagaagaaccaAGTTCTATTTTCCAGAGACAGCGTGTGGATGCTTTGCTCCTAGATCTTAGACAAAAATTTCCACCCAAATTTGTGCAG CAAAAGTCTGGAGAAAAGCCTGTCCCAG TGGATCAGacaaagaaagaggcagaacCTCTACCAGAGACTGTAAAATCTGAGGAGAAGGAGACCGCAAAGAATGTGCAACAGACAGTGGGCACTAAAGGCCCACCTGAAAAACGAATGAGACTCCAGTGA